Sequence from the Paenibacillus tundrae genome:
GCAGAGCTCCGGATTAATCGACACCTTCATCGTTTCCCAGCCATAACGCTCCTGAGTCAATGTTAGAGCTTGCACATCTCCTGTACAATTGATAAGCTCCAGCTTATATCCTGCTACTTGTCCGGCATCTGCCGATCGCGATAGCACAGGAGCATGAACATGGATTCCGCGACTTCGGCTCAGCTTAAACTGGCGAATGGAAATCCCTGACTCTGATGCTGGTCTGATTGACTCTTCCTTCCATGTCGCAAGCAGGCGCACGGAACGGACGAATTTCCATTTGCCAGCAAAGGCCTTCATGTCATCAAATTGGTCAAATGGCACAACGACCTTATTGATGCCCGATTCCCGCCGCACCAACAAGCAATGATAGTGAACATACTCCAGTTCTTCTGGCAAGGCTCCTTTATCGCGCAGCAATCCGATTTCCACTGTTAGCTCCAGCGGCTCGGCAAGCGGAAGCTCAGCCTCTAGTTCAAGACCGTACCAATTCCGTAAATCTACGCTATATTCATTGTTGCTAACAAAGCCTGTACGGACCCAATGATTATCCAGATGTAACCCCGGCAAACGAAAAACCGTTGCCTGACCCGGCTCCAGCAGCAGCTCCTCCCCAGAAGCCGAAGCCAGCTCAGCCTCATCCGAACGTCCCCGATCCCATGCTAAAATATCTATGATCGTCTCTGTGGTGTACATTTCATTTCCCCTCATTCCTTAGCCTGATTTCCTACCGTAAAGGTAATTCCCTGCGCAAAGGCATTGATATCGAAATTCCCCTGCTCCGGCTTAAGCACAAGTTCGTCGCGAATACGCAAATTTTCAAATACAACGCCTTTAACCTGGCGCTCTGCATCAAAGCCATAAATTCGGTTGGGATTGACATTGCGACCAAGGTAGGTAATATTTCGGAACGAAATGTCTTCAATGGAATGTCCAGGCTCCGGGTTGTAATCTTTGTTCCAGATAACTCGAATATCGATTAGCTGGCCTAGCTCAAATTCCTCTACCCGAATGTTGTCATAAACCACCCGTCGAATCTTATTTTTATCACCCGCGTTGATGGCCATTGCTCCCCAATAGTTCTCCTGCAGCTCATGATGCTCCAGAATATCAATGTTCTCAAAACGGATATCCTCGATTACATCTCCGCTGAGGCGATGATCTCCATGCGTGCCCATCATTAGCGGATGCGCAACGTCCGCCCATAAAACCGAGTTGCGGACCGTTACGCGGCGTGTATCTCCATGGTAATCCCACCTTGATCCGTATACCGCGATGCAATCGTCGGAGGTACGAAGAAACACATCGTCAATCTCGATATCAGAACTTGCCATCATATCAATTCCATCGCACCAGCCCTTGCTACTGAACGATTTGAAATTGGATATGTGAACATGAGTCGACTTGCCAATGTATATGCTGTAATGCGGTGGATTAAGTAGTACAAGGCCTTCCACCATAATGTTTTTGGAG
This genomic interval carries:
- a CDS encoding glycosyl hydrolase family 28 protein, producing MNQLIVYPQSEVDRERRDFKVQVRQPEGDWRELFVYETQVDMHQIRQASMAYFDMYGQVEVRVECLNIRPERVVIRPLSTAIVMVCEGNTISFTLCKPCKLSIEVNGDRFGNLHLFANPLETLPPLPDDPGVLLIKPGIHRMEDIKRLTSSPDTLSGHCPHILYFSPGIHYVEETIIHIPSNTTVYVAGGAVVVGSFVCDQVENVVIRGRGIIDLSAFHRYSAFRGIRIKYSKNIMVEGLVLLNPPHYSIYIGKSTHVHISNFKSFSSKGWCDGIDMMASSDIEIDDVFLRTSDDCIAVYGSRWDYHGDTRRVTVRNSVLWADVAHPLMMGTHGDHRLSGDVIEDIRFENIDILEHHELQENYWGAMAINAGDKNKIRRVVYDNIRVEEFELGQLIDIRVIWNKDYNPEPGHSIEDISFRNITYLGRNVNPNRIYGFDAERQVKGVVFENLRIRDELVLKPEQGNFDINAFAQGITFTVGNQAKE